In Zingiber officinale cultivar Zhangliang chromosome 6A, Zo_v1.1, whole genome shotgun sequence, a single genomic region encodes these proteins:
- the LOC121995659 gene encoding putative pentatricopeptide repeat-containing protein At5g06400, mitochondrial yields the protein MNNRLSQFFSSSGPVLCRCLLRRFKSSNARAADKSSPRRKKKTAARPKQSSSNPLYQAISDIVGPVVSPKADAPTEYLKIADAGFAQRGSSFSRRPGVCQIAGESTSYTNGGGTAPGECLQEEKQYRYPCLEDTGTIVQQIMGIVRSETSWVRMEKRLEELSVSWSSDVVEKVLKECLKLGDFALQFFNWVKLQPGFCHNTETYNEMIYIALEAKDFNLVKKLVDEMDEELCPKNLKTWTALISHYGKAKQIGKALRAFEAMKKSGCEGDLKIYEAILFTLCNSNQADLALEFYKEMTSKNMVVKKKFYEMLMDCLASSGDVASVRLVGVDMMKTLQVPESEVYMCILRSFCDSGKIEEAKQLFEDIKNKSLVVDSDVCETLVKGLCRVGMMDQTMDDVKGVEPNSPANGRLYDCLIDCFLKKGDITKPLELLGDMRKFDCQSMLSTYTEMIQELFRSGDYQTACTLYEEMLRNGIEPDSATITDMVAGHVQHYQISKAWEVFETMKMNGRKPTSEAYSVFVSELCQVCKPLEAVKLLEEMSSSRVNASDALFNLVIASLNKIGELEKARKVKQICRLYKLDYQEHELSLQSSDHQCVDHGHEISNYSPESVASSEATIVDDADLKEVRRIICSSTDWSTIQEDLERCTINFTPQLVGAILCSCQRYSRAALQFFSWIGGKPGYVHTAETYNTAIKVMGSAKDFKQMRYLFREMNRRNLEITSNTWTIMLCQYGQAGLTKMALDVFQEMKNSGYQPNGSTYKCLIVYLCAKKGRKINEAVKLFREMIKVGYMPDKEMLDIYLSSLCESKQLVNAKKSMKSLISRGFNEQAGYNSLVKSLCRAGRVDEALKAAHEMELHGCTRDQYTYGSIVHALLRAGRFEDALDKIEAMKEAGIPQSAHIYTSLIIHFCSEENIARAVEIFTKMKDDGCEPTVVTFSALIRGFMNMGMVSDARNIFRRMQLKGPFPDFETYSMFMSCLCKSGKSEEALQLLHEMLDNGIIPSSINFQRVFHGLNREGKQDLARVVLQTKWRLKRERMYSLVLQQNPETKVSRLCTSSEILHFSCGMDGGRMIVCLD from the coding sequence ATGAACAATCGCCTCTCCCAGTTCTTCTCGTCGTCGGGTCCGGTGCTTTGTCGGTGCTTGCTGCGTCGGTTCAAATCCTCGAACGCCCGAGCAGCCGACAAGTCCTCGCCTCGCCGGAAGAAGAAGACGGCCGCCCGACCGAAACAGAGCTCTTCTAATCCGTTGTACCAAGCGATCAGCGATATCGTTGGGCCTGTGGTTTCCCCCAAAGCTGACGCTCCTACTGAGTATTTGAAAATTGCTGATGCCGGTTTTGCTCAACGGGGAAGCTCTTTTAGTCGTCGACCAGGTGTTTGTCAAATTGCCGGCGAGAGTACGAGTTATACGAATGGTGGAGGGACTGCGCCCGGGGAGTGTTTACAAGAAGAAAAGCAATATCGGTATCCTTGCCTGGAAGACACGGGCACAATTGTTCAACAGATCATGGGCATTGTGCGATCGGAGACATCTTGGGTTCGTATGGAAAAGCGTTTGGAGGAGTTGAGTGTGTCCTGGAGTTCAGATGTGGTAGAAAAGGTGTTGAAGGAGTGCTTGAAACTTGGGGATTTTGCTCTTCAGTTCTTTAACTGGGTCAAGCTTCAGCCGGGCTTTTGCCATAACACAGAGACATACAATGAGATGATCTACATTGCTTTAGAAGCTAAGGATTTCAATTTGGTGAAGAAGTTGGTGGATGAAATGGATGAGGAGTTGTGTCCTAAGAACCTCAAGACTTGGACTGCCTTGATATCCCATTATGGTAAAGCAAAGCAGATTGGCAAAGCTTTGCGTGCATTTGAGGCGATGAAGAAATCTGGCTGCGAAGGCGATCTCAAAATCTATGAAGCAATTCTTTTCACTTTATGTAACTCAAATCAAGCAGATCTGGCATTAGAGTTTTACAAAGAAATGACGTCCAAGAACATGGTGGTCAAGAAGAAGTTCTATGAAATGCTTATGGACTGTTTAGCGAGTTCAGGCGATGTGGCCTCAGTTAGATTGGTTGGAGTTGATATGATGAAGACGTTACAGGTCCCAGAAAGTGAGGTTTATATGTGCATCCTGAGGAGCTTTTGTGATTCTGGAAAAATCGAAGAAGCCAAACAGCTGTTTGAGGATATCAAGAACAAAAGCTTGGTTGTTGATTCTGATGTCTGTGAAACCTTAGTGAAGGGTTTGTGCAGGGTAGGAATGATGGATCAGACTATGGACGACGTTAAGGGCGTTGAACCAAATTCACCTGCAAATGGTAGGTTGTATgactgtttgattgattgtttccTAAAAAAAGGTGATATTACAAAGCCATTGGAGTTGTTGGGAGATATGAGAAAATTTGATTGCCAGTCAATGCTTTCAACTTATACTGAGATGATTCAAGAGCTCTTTAGATCAGGTGATTATCAAACAGCATGCACACTTTATGAAGAAATGTTGAGAAACGGTATCGAGCCAGATAGTGCGACGATTACAGATATGGTTGCTGGTCATGTTCAGCACTATCAAATTTCTAAAGCCTGGGAAGTTTTTGAGACCATGAAGATGAATGGAAGAAAACCTACTAGTGAAGCTTATTCTGTCTTTGTCAGTGAACTTTGTCAAGTTTGCAAGCCCCTAGAAGCTGTTAAGCTTTTGGAAGAAATGTCGAGTTCCAGGGTAAATGCTAGTGATGCTTTATTTAATTTGGTCATTGCTTCTCTAAACAAAATTGGTGAGTTGGAGAAAGCTAGGAAAGTGAAACAGATATGTAGATTGTACAAACTTGATTACCAAGAACATGAACTGTCTCTCCAATCATCAGATCATCAATGCGTTGATCATGGACATGAAATTTCAAACTACTCACCTGAGTCTGTTGCATCTTCTGAGGCAACAATTGTCGATGATGCTGATCTTAAGGAAGTACGCAGAATTATTTGCTCTTCCACTGACTGGAGCACTATTCAAGAAGATCTAGAGAGATGCACTATTAATTTTACACCACAACTAGTTGGGGCCATTCTTTGTAGTTGTCAACGATACAGCCGTGCAGCTCTGCAATTCTTTTCATGGATTGGCGGAAAGCCCGGTTATGTCCACACTGCAGAAACCTACAACACAGCAATCAAAGTGATGGGAAGTGCGAAAGATTTTAAGCAAATGCGATATCTTTTCAGAGAAATGAACAGAAGAAATTTGGAAATAACATCTAATACATGGACAATTATGTTATGTCAGTATGGCCAAGCAGGTCTAACTAAAATGGCATTAGATGTTTTCCAAGAGATGAAAAACAGTGGTTATCAGCCAAATGGAAGTACTTATAAGTGTCTTATCGTGTATCTCTGTGCCAAGAAAGGTCGAAAGATCAATGAAGCAGTCAAATTATTCCGAGAAATGATCAAAGTAGGATACATGCCAGACAAAGAGATGCTTGATATTTATCTTTCTTCTTTGTGCGAGTCCAAACAGTTAGTGAATGCAAAGAAGTCTATGAAATCTCTGATTAGTAGAGGGTTCAATGAACAAGCTGGTTATAACTCGTTAGTTAAATCTCTGTGCCGAGCTGGCAGAGTAGATGAGGCACTTAAGGCAGCACATGAAATGGAGCTTCATGGATGCACCAGAGATCAGTATACATATGGAAGTATTGTTCATGCACTTCTTAGAGCGGGTCGTTTTGAAGATGCCTTGGATAAGATTGAGGCAATGAAGGAAGCAGGAATTCCACAATCAGCCCACATATACACATCCTTAATCATACATTTCTGCAGCGAGGAAAATATAGCTAGGGCAGTCGAGATATTTACCAAGATGAAAGATGATGGCTGTGAGCCAACCGTCGTTACATTTTCTGCTCTTATTAGAGGATTTATGAACATGGGAATGGTTTCAGATGCAAGGAATATTTTCCGTAGAATGCAGCTGAAAGGTCCATTTCCTGATTTTGAGACATACTCAATGTTCATGAGCTGTCTCTGCAAATCCGGAAAGTCAGAAGAGGCTCTTCAACTTCTTCACGAAATGTTGGATAACGGTATCATTCCAAGCTCAATCAATTTTCAAAGAGTTTTCCATGGCCTGAACAGAGAAGGGAAACAAGATTTAGCTCGTGTTGTCCTTCAAACAAAATGGCGTCTGAAACGGGAAAGGATGTACTCACT
- the LOC121993668 gene encoding VQ motif-containing protein 20-like — protein MPSSRSELRGPRPPPLSVNKASWKAKKQAAGGSRDRIAVFYVHSPKVIHTSPQDFMSVVQRLTGKSPPSSSSSLRGSGHSADEIGARGGGGGEDPLLLTLGSSSSMASPAISPSVFFSSPDYTSALCSNRKGF, from the coding sequence ATGCCTTCCTCCAGAAGCGAGCTCCGAGGGCCAAGACCTCCTCCTCTGAGCGTGAACAAGGCATCATGGAAGGCAAAGAAGCAGGCCGCCGGCGGCAGCCGAGACCGTATCGCCGTCTTCTACGTGCACTCGCCGAAGGTGATCCACACCAGTCCGCAAGATTTCATGAGCGtggtgcagcgcttgaccggaaAATCGCCACCGTCATCATCGTCCTCACTCCGTGGCTCCGGCCACAGCGCCGACGAGATCGGAGCAAGAGGAGGAGGTGGCGGTGAAGACCCCTTGCTGCTTACGCTGGGCTCATCATCATCCATGGCGTCGCCGGCCATTTCTCCGAGTGTGTTTTTCTCTTCTCCCGACTACACATCAGCCCTCTGTTCTAATCGGAAGGGGTTTTAG
- the LOC121993667 gene encoding pollen-specific protein C13-like: MAANMQLLALLAALCAVLAGVALAHPVSNLTIEGRVYCDTCRAGFVTSASQYIRGAKVKLECRHYETDAVNQYAEGVTDATGSYHLEVEDQHEEEICEVVLVGSPLKGDCDEVSNGRDRARILVAGRSGLVTPVRYANDLGFLKSTPLPHCGALLQQFALGEDDHY; the protein is encoded by the exons ATGGCCGCCAACATGCAGCTTCTCGCCCTGCTGGCCGCCCTCTGCGCCGTTCTCGCCGGCGTTGCTCTCGCCCACCCCGTCTCCAACCTCACCATCGAAGGCCGCGTTTATTGCGACACCTGCCGCGCCGGCTTCGTCACCTCCGCCAGCCAGTACATTCGAG GTGCGAAGGTGAAGCTGGAATGCCGGCACTACGAGACGGACGCCGTGAACCAGTACGCGGAGGGGGTGACGGACGCCACCGGGTCGTACCACTTGGAGGTGGAGGACCAACACGAGGAGGAGATCTGCGAGGTGGTGCTGGTGGGCAGCCCCCTCAAAGGCGACTGCGACGAGGTCAGCAACGGGAGGGACCGCGCGCGAATCCTCGTCGCCGGCCGCAGCGGCCTCGTCACCCCAGTCCGCTACGCCAACGACCTCGGCTTCCTCAAGAGCACGCCGCTGCCCCACTGCGGCGCCCTCCTCCAACAGTTCGCTCTCGGCGAAGACGACCActattga